One Flavobacteriales bacterium DNA window includes the following coding sequences:
- a CDS encoding peptidoglycan DD-metalloendopeptidase family protein, which yields MQRHILLLISTIWLTLGCMTGFAQDKDKKEQLQKEKQKLEQNIAYQKKLLQKTKETKDISLIQLVILEKKINSRKQLVVLIRREVRMLDDEIIETAAVIESLQNDLVNLKEEYAGIIRNAYKNRSHYDRMLFIFSSNDFYQAYRRIRYLQQYNEYKRKQAGLIISTQQALEQKKKELEEKKSEKKKLLGEEENQRVALESEKSEQGQALTKLQRQEQSLRDDIRRKEADMKKLQKAIEDIIASEIRERNRFNLTPEAQRLSDNFEKNKGKLPWPLLQGEISSSFGEHVHPVLGVKTYNNGIDIVTEKGSKARAVFDGEVTAVITVPGSGKAVLVRHGLYLTVYSKLEEVYVQKGDQIKTKQDIGLIMNNDTEGKTELHFEIRKAMQGGSEKLNPVTWLFPM from the coding sequence AAAAGCTGGAACAGAACATCGCTTACCAGAAGAAACTACTGCAAAAGACCAAAGAGACCAAAGACATCTCACTGATCCAACTGGTGATCCTTGAGAAAAAGATCAACAGCCGAAAACAATTGGTGGTATTGATCAGAAGAGAAGTACGGATGCTGGATGATGAGATCATTGAAACTGCAGCTGTGATTGAGTCTCTGCAAAATGACCTGGTGAACCTGAAAGAGGAGTATGCAGGGATCATACGTAACGCATATAAAAACCGCAGCCACTACGATCGCATGCTTTTTATTTTTTCATCAAACGACTTTTACCAGGCATACCGGCGTATCCGTTACCTGCAACAATACAATGAGTATAAAAGAAAACAGGCCGGACTGATCATCTCAACACAACAGGCACTGGAGCAAAAAAAGAAAGAGCTGGAAGAAAAGAAATCGGAAAAGAAAAAGTTGTTGGGAGAAGAAGAAAACCAACGTGTAGCCCTGGAGTCTGAAAAGAGTGAACAGGGCCAAGCCCTTACCAAACTTCAACGTCAGGAACAATCCCTCAGGGATGATATCCGCCGGAAAGAAGCGGATATGAAGAAACTTCAAAAGGCAATTGAAGATATCATCGCCTCAGAAATAAGAGAAAGGAACCGTTTCAATCTGACACCGGAAGCCCAAAGATTATCAGATAATTTCGAAAAGAACAAAGGAAAGTTACCATGGCCGCTCCTTCAGGGAGAGATCAGCAGTTCTTTCGGTGAACATGTGCATCCGGTACTTGGCGTAAAAACCTATAACAACGGCATAGACATCGTCACCGAAAAAGGCAGCAAGGCCAGGGCTGTTTTTGATGGTGAGGTTACTGCTGTCATCACGGTACCCGGATCAGGAAAAGCCGTTCTGGTAAGGCATGGTCTATACCTCACAGTTTACTCCAAACTTGAAGAGGTGTATGTGCAAAAAGGCGATCAGATCAAGACCAAACAAGATATTGGATTGATCATGAACAATGATACCGAAGGAAAAACGGAATTGCACTTTGAAATCAGAAAAGCCATGCAGGGCGGATCAGAAAAACTGAATCCCGTGACCTGGCTGTTCCCAATGTAG